A part of Miscanthus floridulus cultivar M001 chromosome 6, ASM1932011v1, whole genome shotgun sequence genomic DNA contains:
- the LOC136458814 gene encoding uncharacterized protein — MPKDTFALGIIILILLFNVSAGQTIVIENDNVVTARLTKGHSRKILTEVQDYDYGGANSRHDPHRKPGIGGRNG; from the exons ATGCCTAAAGACACTTTTGCACTCGGCATCATCATTTTAATTCTTCTCTTCAATGTATCTGCAG GTCAAACTATAGTTATCGAAAATGATAATGTTGTAACTGCAAGGTTGACAAAG GGGCATAGCAGAAAGATCCTTACAGAGGTTCAGGATTATGATTATGGAGGGGCAAACTCTAGGCATGACCCACACAGAAAGCCTGGGATTGGGGGCAGGAATGGCTAG
- the LOC136458813 gene encoding protein PLASTID TRANSCRIPTIONALLY ACTIVE 7 → MAMAMASFVAASHHHGSHLAAGFPFSSRAGRSVGRSGATISMRAQKKKNNSDSGSSSGGGDGRASSGRRVWRRRKLTKEDDMLRYKLDRIPFLEEKVRKVRENGKIVCLDINQLMLSQENRFAFTMEVAEEANAYLEKNRHEYGLKKPILHVLSDRMNEAGFSRPEGYLYPYPIKPGPYFIKEEGN, encoded by the exons ATGGCTATGGCAATGGCTTCCTTCGTCGCCGCTTCGCACCACCACGGCAGCCACCTGGCCGCCGGCTTCCCCTTCTCCTCGCGAGCAGGCAGGAGCGTCGGCCGCAGCGGCGCCACCATCTCCATGAGAGCCCAG aagaagaagaacaatagtGACTCTGGGAGCAGTAGCGGAGGTGGGGACGGGCGGGCCAGCAGCGGGCGGCGAGTGTGGCGTCGTCGGAAACTG ACCAAAGAAGATGACATGTTACGTTACAAGTTGGATCGTATCCCTTTCTTAGAAGAGAAAGTGAGAAAAGTAAGGGAGAATGGGAAGATCGTATGCCTGGACATTAATCAGCTAATGTTATCTCAAGAGAATAGATTTGCATTCACCATGGAGGTGGCTGAAGAAGCTAATGCCTATCTTGAGAAGAACAGGCATGAATATGGGTTGAAGAAGCCTATACTGCATGTTCTCAGTGACCGCATGAATGAAGCTGGGTTTTCTCGGCCTGAGGGTTACCTTTATCCTTATCCTATCAAGCCTGGTCCTTATTTCATTAAAGAGGAAGGAAACTGA
- the LOC136460919 gene encoding secreted RxLR effector protein 161-like, whose amino-acid sequence MAECKPCVTPMEERLKLSKHSMTVKVDAMHYRSIIDGLRYLTHTRPDIAFAVGYVSHFMEDLREDHWSVVKRLLRYVKGMLNQEIIFPKSGGKGGLRLTVFSEAPPRAKEGEPELTIFSDADMAGDIDGRQSTSSVLVFFGVAPIAWQSLKQKIVALSTCEVEYVAAATVACQAVWLCRLLGELTGEEAHPPALMVDNQPAIALAKNPVLHDRSKHIDIKFHFLRDCIDGG is encoded by the coding sequence ATGgcagagtgcaagccgtgcgtgactccgatggaggaacGGCTGAAGCTAAGCAAGCACAGCATGACTGTAAAGGTGGATGCGATGCACTATCGGAGTATCATCGATGGGTTACGCTACCTCACTCATACCcgaccggacattgcgttcgcggtTGGGTATGTCAGCCATTTCATGGAGGACCTGCGCGAAGATCACTGGTCGGTAGTGAAAAGGttgttgcgctacgtcaaggggatgctcaatcaagagatcatcttccccaagagtggCGGCAAGGGAGGGTTGCGGCTCACGGTGTTCAGTGAGGCACCCCCTAGGGCAAAGGAAGGTGAGCCAGAGCTCACTATTTTCAGCGATGCGGACATGGCGGGCGATATTGATGGGCGACagagcacctctagcgtgctcgtcTTCTTTGGAGTGGCCCCCATTGCTTGGCAGTCGCTGAAGCAAAAGATCGTGGCACTATCGACGTGTGAGGTAGAGTACGTCGCAGCGGCCACGGTAGCGTGCCAGGCTGTCTGGCTAtgtcggctgctgggcgagctgaccggcgaagaagctcacccaccagctctgatggtggacaaccagcctgcTATCGCCCTTGCTAAGAACCCTGTCCTccatgaccggagcaagcacatcgacatcaagttccacttcctccgaGACTGCATCGATGGAGGGTAG